One Branchiostoma lanceolatum isolate klBraLanc5 chromosome 18, klBraLanc5.hap2, whole genome shotgun sequence DNA window includes the following coding sequences:
- the LOC136423793 gene encoding steryl-sulfatase-like → MAGALWLVFLSVVLQISRADDRPNFVFLVADDLGIGDVGCFGNDTIRTPNIDSIAAKGAKLTQHLAAAAVCTPSRSAFLTGRLPVRFGMAGTDRPLAYAFLAAASGLPRSEVTFPQMAKDHGYQTALIGKWHLGLNCKWVGDHCHHPNKFGFDYFYGFPGTNAPECDPDDVSEGGTGATAKFITNIVYTDFYVWEIAVSLFLCLSALKYFQYIQWKTVIVLSVVGWSAVICTYVYWANGRVFNCVMMRDDDVIEQPYDVSTLTPRMTLDAVKFLEERKEKKEPFLIEVSYWNPHTALLPYKEFRGKSRHGLYGDAVEEMDWSIGVVMATLDRLGLTNNTFVYFTSDNGAHMEIGDAGGWNGMYKGSKGQGGSEGGIRMPTLVQWPRKIKAGTVVTEPTSQMDIFPTVADILQAPLPQDRVMDGRNILPLLGGAKQPSPHDFMFHYCGNVLHAVRYRPKKGNVTWKAHLASYPWAPGTTHCGDQQLACFCNVQFGVTFNDPPLLFDVTNDPTEDRPITADSYPKYREVLDVIKKAVEEHKQSLTEVDNQFNMPLFFPRPWLQPCCNFPSCNCREDVDLSSLEIQM, encoded by the exons ATGGCGGGTGCTCTGTGGTTGGTGTTCTTGTCGGTCGTGTTGCAGATCTCCCGAGCGGACGATCGGCCCAACTTCGTGTTCCTCGTCGCCGACGACTTGGGGATCGGAGACGTCGGCTGCTTCGGGAACGACACGATTCG GACTCCGAATATCGACAGTATCGCTGCTAAAGGTGCCAAGTTAACCCAACACCTGGCCGCCGCTGCCGTCTGCACACCCAGTAGATCAGCCTTCCTGACTGGACGCCTTCCCGTCAGATTTG GTATGGCGGGAACGGATCGACCTTTGGCCTACGCATTTCTGGCTGCTGCATCCGGGCTAccgaggtcagaggtcactttTCCTCAGATGGCAAAGGATCACGGGTACCAGACAGCACTGATAG GAAAATGGCATCTTGGTCTAAACTGCAAATGGGTAGGAGACCACTGCCACCACCCCAACAAATTCGGGTTCGACTACTTCTATGGGTTTCCTGGTACAAACGCGCCCGAGTGCGATCCGGACGATGTGAGCGAGGGGGGGACGGGAGCCACGGCGAAGTTTATCACCAATATAGTGTATACCGACTTCTACGTATGGGAGATAGCAGTCAGCCTTTTCCTTTGCCTTTCGGCACTCAAGTATTTCCAGTACATTCAGTGGAAAACTGTCATTGTGCTGTCTGTTGTCGGCTGGTCAGCTGTGATATGTACATATGTCTATTGGGCCAATGGCAGAGTTTTCAACTGTGTCATGATGAgagatgatgacgtcatagagcAGCCATACGACGTTTCTACCCTCACTCCCAGGATGACACTTGACGCCGTCAAATTCcttgaagaaaggaaagaaaagaaggaacCCTTCTTAATTGAAGTCTCTTACTGGAATCCACACACCGCCCTTTTACCTTATAAGGAATTCCGCGGGAAAAGCCGACACGGTCTCTATGGCGACGCTGTGGAGGAGATGGATTGGAGCATCggggtcgtcatggcaacgttaGACAGGCTGGGTTTGACAAACAACACCTTTGTGTACTTCACATCTGACAACGGCGCCCATATGGAAATAGGAGATGCCGGAGGGTGGAACGGCATGTACAAAG GTAGTAAAGGCCAAGGAGGCTCTGAAGGAGGGATCCGCATGCCTACACTTGTACAGTGGCCAAG AAAAATCAAGGCCGGTACTGTAGTCACGGAGCCCACGAGTCAGATGGACATTTTCCCCACGGTAGCAGACATCCTCCAGGCCCCGCTTCCCCAGGACAGGGTGATGGACGGGCGGAACATCCTGCCGTTGCTAGGCGGGGCCAAGCAACCGTCTCCACACGACTTCATGTTCCACTACTGTGGTAATGTCCTGCATGCTGTGCGGTACAGACCTAAGAAAG GAAATGTGACGTGGAAAGCTCACCTCGCGTCCTACCCCTGGGCTCCCGGTACAACACACTGCGGTGACCAACAACTTGCCTGCTTCTGTAATGTTCAATTTGGGGTCACCTTCAACGATCCGCCATTGCTGTTTGACGTCACTAACGACCCTACAGAAGACCGACCAATCACCGCCGACTCCTACCCGAAATACCGAGAAGTTCTTGACGTCATCAAGAAGGCTGTTGAGGAACACAAGCAAAGCCTGACTGAAGTGGACAACCAGTTCAACATGCCGCTATTCTTTCCTCGTCCTTGGTTGCAACCATGTTGCAACTTTCCTTCTTGCAATTGTCGGGAAGATGTCGATTTGTCCTCCCTTGAGATACAGATGTAA
- the LOC136423792 gene encoding steryl-sulfatase-like — MAGVLWLVFLSVVLPVSRADDRPNFVFLVADDLGIGDVGCFGNDTIRTPNIDSIAANGAKLTQHLAAAAVCTPSRSAFLTGRLPVRFGMAGTDQPLAYVWLAAPSGLPRSEVTFPQMAKDHGYQTALIGKWHLGLNCKWVGDHCHHPNKFGFDYFYGFPGTNAPECDPDDVSEGGTGATAKFATNRFYTRLYIWEIAVSVFLVLLTLKYFQCIQWKTVIVLSVIGWSAVICTYVYWMNGRVINCVMMRDDDVIEQPYDVSTLTPRMTLEAVRFLKERKEKKEPFLLEVPYWNAHTALLPYKEFRGKSRHGLYGDAVEEMDWSIGVVMATLDRLGLTNNTFVYFTSDNGAHMEIGDAGGWNGMYKGSKGQGGSEGGIRMPTLVQWPRKIKAGTVVTEPTSQMDIFPTVADILQAPLPQDRVMDGRNILPLLGGAKQPSPHDFMFHYCGNILHAVRYRPKKGNVTWKAHFASYPWAPGTTHCGDQQIACFCDVQWGVTFNDPPLLYDVTNDPTEDRLITADSYPKYREVLDVIQKAVEEHKQSLTPVDNQFTMPLFFPRPWLQPCCNFPSCNCREDVDFSSLKVRV, encoded by the exons ATGGCGGGTGTTCTGTGGTTGGTGTTCTTGTCTGTCGTGTTGCCGGTCTCCCGAGCGGATGATCGGCCCAACTTCGTGTTCCTCGTCGCCGACGACTTGGGGATCGGAGACGTCGGCTGCTTCGGAAACGACACGATTCG GACTCCGAATATCGACAGTATCGCTGCTAACGGCGCCAAGTTGACCCAACACCTGGCCGCCGCTGCCGTCTGCACACCCAGTAGATCAGCCTTCCTGACTGGACGCCTTCCCGTCAGATTTG GAATGGCGGGAACGGATCAACCTTTGGCCTACGTATGGCTGGCTGCTCCATCCGGGCTaccaaggtcagaggtcactttCCCTCAGATGGCAAAGGATCATGGGTACCAGACAGCACTGATAG GAAAATGGCATCTTGGTTTAAATTGCAAATGGGTAGGAGACCACTGCCACCACCCCAACAAATTCGGGTTCGACTACTTCTATGGGTTTCCTGGAACAAACGCGCCCGAGTGCGATCCGGACGATGTGAGCGAGGGGGGGACGGGAGCCACGGCGAAGTTTGCCACTAATAGATTCTATACCCGACTCTACATATGGGAGATAGCAGTCAGCGTTTTCCTTGTCCTTTTGACGCTCAAGTATTTCCAGTGCATTCAGTGGAAAACTGTTATAGTGCTGTCTGTCATCGGCTGGTCAGCTGTGATATGTACATATGTCTATTGGATGAATGGCAGAGTGATCAACTGCGTCATGATGAgagatgatgacgtcatagagcAGCCATATGATGTTTCTACCCTCACTCCGAGGATGACCCTTGAAGCCGTCAGATTCcttaaagaaaggaaagaaaagaaggaacCCTTCTTGCTGGAAGTCCCTTACTGGAACGCACACACCGCCCTTTTACCTTATAAGGAATTCCGCGGGAAAAGCCGACACGGTCTCTATGGCGACGCCGTGGAGGAGATGGACTGGAGCATCggggttgtcatggcaacgttaGACAGGCTGGGTTTGACAAACAACACCTTTGTGTACTTCACATCTGACAACGGCGCCCATATGGAAATAGGAGATGCCGGAGGGTGGAACGGCATGTATAAAG GCAGTAAAGGGCAAGGAGGGTCTGAAGGAGGAATCCGCATGCCTACACTTGTGCAGTGGCCAAG AAAAATCAAGGCCGGTACTGTAGTCACGGAGCCCACGAGTCAGATGGACATTTTCCCCACGGTAGCAGACATCCTCCAGGCCCCGCTTCCCCAGGACAGGGTGATGGACGGGCGGAACATCCTGCCGTTGCTAGGCGGGGCCAAGCAACCGTCTCCACACGACTTCATGTTTCACTACTGTGGAAATATCCTGCATGCTGTAAGGTACAGACCTAAGAAAG GAAATGTGACGTGGAAAGCTCACTTCGCTTCCTACCCCTGGGCTCCCGGTACAACACACTGTGGTGACCAACAAATTGCCTGCTTCTGCGATGTTCAATGGGGAGTCACCTTCAACGATCCGCCATTGCTGTATGACGTCACTAACGACCCTACAGAAGACCGACTAATCACCGCCGACTCCTACCCGAAATACCGAGAAGTTCTTGACGTCATCCAGAAGGCTGTTGAGGAACACAAGCAAAGCCTGACTCCAGTGGACAACCAGTTCACAATGCCGCTATTCTTTCCCCGTCCTTGGTTGCAACCATGTTGCAACTTTCCTTCTTGCAATTGTCGGGAAGATGTTGATTTTTCTTCCCTTAAAGTCAGAGTCTAA